The sequence TGTTGAGAGCGCAGGGCTACGCTGAGGGACACAAGGCACTGCACGAGTGTGAAACAAGGTTGTAAGCACAAAGGTTGCGCTATGGCCACCAGGACGCACGGTGACGCGTTGAGACGACATGCGTTGGCACATAGTGATGGCTTGTGGCCACATAGCCTAACCatttgatccaaggaattcTCTAAGTGTCGAACGCGTTGGTGAGTGATACATTGGTGGGCATGCGCTGGTTGATGTTCTAAGTTAATATTAAGCTTGTTTAAGTGTGTTAGGCTCACAAGGGAGCTAGTGACATTAGCTAAGGTTGTTTACCAACTTCACAGGATAAATGCCCATAGGGGAGACTACCAATCACAAGGAGAACGTCCAAGGCTGTGAGTGACAAAATTCAAGTGACAAAATTAGTGAACGCATGATTTATGAAAAGCTATTAATATGTGCTTATGTTGTTGGCTTTACAAATGGGATTTCCAAGCAAATTAGTTTTCTAACGCATGCTTAGCTTAAGTTTTATGAAAGCATGATTTCAGTACTTCTATTCTTATGTTCAAGTAGCATGCATTAGTAGTTTCAAGCTATATAATAAAAGATGTTTAAGCATATGATTTATGTTGCTTATGCTTTCAGAGTATGCTTTATTTCAAAGTATGAGTTTTATGATGATTACAATTAACCCAATACTGAAGaactttgagaaggtatctaggcCATAGTACCTAaagtatgatggtacttagttattaccacgtgcacgtaggtagtgtTGGCGTTGGTAGTGTTGAGATTACTCCACATCAACTAAAGTTTGacattgagggattgagcaaaagggttccctctcaactaaggattatGATGATTATGTTTTCAGAGATTCTATGTTTTCAAAAGCTTTAAGTACGAGTTTGCTTGGTTTTCAGTATTAAACATgatatgtatgtttttatagtcactcactggactagaagctcattctttcaaatgttttccttttccccaAGTGGTGGTCATCTCCCCAAAAGTTAGCTGCTTTGTTGCTCTACCACTCAAGGACTCAAGAAAGACCTAGGTATTTATTCTGTGAATGTTTGTACATGTGTGTCGTTCATGCTAGGGACTAGTAAAAAATGTTGGGACTCATTGAACTTTGTATCTGTAAGTATGATGTAAATATGTTGTGTGCTGAATCCTGATTTGTGTTAAGTTTGGTTTGAGTAACCTTAGCATGTTGTATGTTGTGTATGGTTTTCAAGGGTTCTCTAAACAGGTTAAGAAtgttagttaggcagtaagtgctaaaaaagggttgataactgttgcCGTCACATTCTTTTCTGGATTAAGAGAGTGTGACACACACAGCCAAACAAAACTTGCAAGGAAAAAAACTTAGCCTTCTTAAGGATCTTAATCCTCCAAAGTCCATTAAAGAGCGAATCTCTACTAGAAGAGTGATCCAACAACAACCTAAAATCAGATTAACAAGAGAAACCCTAGAAAGGATTAGGACTCCAAACGCGAACATCCCTTCTTCCCAACCTAAAATTGAACTCATCAAGTAAGACCAACAAAGACGCAACCTCCGTCATTTCCCTATTGGACAAAGGACGATGAAAACCAAAGGAGAAAGAAACCAAGCTCCCAAACCAAATCGAGAAAGTATAAACAgaataatttttgtaaaaagagAGATGATATGAGCGAGAAAACACAAAGCAAAGAGGTCTATCCCCACCCCCATTGAACTTCAGAAAAGATACATATCCTTACCATCCCCCACAACACAAAGGACATGAAGGGAGGAGGGACgcaaagaaaaatatctttccACAGATTCCGGAATGTATCTTTAACCCCTTTAGACAGCCTTTTAAATGGATGGGGTCGTGCTTACTAGCAATAATCCTATGCCACAAAACTTCAGGCTCAAAGGAAAAGTGTGAAAACCATTTAGCCAATAGAGTTTTGTTGCGTAACCTTAGATTTTTAAGCTCTAGCACCCCCTTGTTCATTGATCTCATGAGAATCTCTCCCTTCATCCACCCCATCCCAGAGAAAATCTCTCATGAACTTTTCCATAATCTTACACACAAAATTAGGGGCACAAAAAAGGGAGAGATAATAAATGGGGTTGCCACTCAACACTGATTTGGCTAAAGTAAATCTACCAACTTTGGAAAAGAAGCTCTTCTTCCACGAAGCTAGTCTCATTCTAATCTTTTCAAATGGAAAATCCTAGAAAGAAATAGCCCTCAAATTCCCCCATGGGGAGACCCAAgtaagaagaaggaaagaatcCCACTTCACAACCAATAGCACCCGCCCAACTCCTCAATTTCACATGATCACAATTGATATCCAAAATTTGACACTTGTTCCTATTAATTTTAAGCCTTAACATAGTCTCAAAGAATGTTTCATgtataaatttaacatatatgaaagttaaatttgtaatttcttcaatttgaatgaattatgtttgatttttgtcaaaTAATTtcattgagttaaatttgacaaatatttcaattttgtatttatatgattttattttatttcggAGAGAAACTAAATTGTTGGCTTATAAATGActtgttttttaatttgttgCATCTCATTTCAAATTGGAgaattcctttttttcttttttttatcttgagttgagttgagagcaaGTATCCAAGAATTATGCCAGATCGAAGTAGTTCAAGGTTGCAGTTCTATCGGAATTAGTCGTTGTATCATGTTGAGACAATTGTAATCTGCTTGCAGCCATGCAGAGCGAATAATTGTCTTCAAGATAACCGCTTATCAGAACTGTGTCTCGACTACCTTTTGAATCTCTATAAGCTTTTGAGGTTTTTAtaagtttttaattatttcaatttataaacCTTGTTATACCATCGGCCTTACTtttgaatattattattatatacagTGTGTGTACAGCGTACTGTACCTAGTTGAGGTGTAATCAGTTTGCTAGCGTATTCAATTCTTATATATCATTTTCTCCATCAAAAACATCCACCACTTCAATGTTTTGTAATGTAATTTTGGCAAAGCATGGCATCTACCGATCCCATTTAGGCTCAATAAGATCACATTTCCAGTACAATTTTAACAGACATGTATCTACCCTCCTACTGTTTTTTGTTCAAAGAAAGAAgtttataaaaacaaacaaataaacaaaacaaacaaacagaCAGACAAGCAATTGAAGGATACCTAAACATGGTGCATTAAGATAGATTTTGTTTgagggtttttatttttatttatttttatttatttatttatttttcttttaagataAGAATCTGTTTGAGGGTATTTTTAGAAGACTGTTCTGCAGATTAAGGAACTACTCTACTTAGGTGTATTTTTTAGGAActgtttatattctattttgattAAGTTacatttgaaaaataaagaataaaaactgAACAATTAACTAAGAaagtattaaatatatttttttaaaaaaacaagtctaatttctttttaaataattatttcaaatagtaaaactactgaaaatattttcaagtatagtaaaatgtcactaaCTATCAATGAAAGACTGCAATAGACTACTATGGACATCTATCGACATAGATCTCTATCGtggtctattactgatagatagtgacattttgctatatttgtaaataagttgactcattttctttatttgaaaacaacatgATGTAGCTTAAGAGATGAAAGGAGAAAAtctctaataataaaataaaagtaattattatgaatcaaaagttGCTAATACAAGAagacaatctctctatttatagaaaattggaaagcaaactaatcctaattctaattaatcaaagaaaCTAATCCCAATTCTAATAAACCAAGGAAACTAAAATCCTTTTTCTAATCGATCATGGAAATTAATCCCAATCCTAATCAATCAAGGATTTGACCATAATACCCTAACTTATCCTAATCCTACTACATCATTCTATCCCTCCCAAAAAAAACTCAtcctcaaattttaaaacaaaaatgaagataaaagtaaaaaagTAAGTCACTCGAACGGACACATCTCTGAACACTAGGCACCAATAACAACCAATTTTCACGAGCCACACcaatatatcaaatatttgattcttGAAAGGGAAAATTATTTCTACTAATACCATCATCAATGaaaccaagaattaagttgtAAAAATATGTAGACTCCTCAAGGAATGGAGGAAaaagattttcaattttcttcaaattaggTTGCCCATGaatatctttttcttccacACTTAAAGAATTCACATCCTTCCCATATTTCCTCTGATATAACCTTGATCTTGGTTGTTCTTGAACAATTCTTGATAAATCTTGGACATTTTTTGCATACCATAGGTGTTGTTGATTCTCTTGTTGTCTTTCTTGGTGGTCAAGGCTAATTTCTGCTCTGCAGTGGAGGTAATTGTGATTGGTTGTGTAACTCAGTTAATTGATTTGACCAAATGAAAACATTCTTTGTAGTGGCTTCATCTTCTTCGACACCTCCGTCGTTGATTTCATCGATTAATACCTCATCATCCAGTTCGAATTGAGCAACCTCTATGTTAGTCCCAtcgattttttcttcttccaacacAAACTCCTCTTCGATCTTTCTACCTTTCTTATTCAACTCGTCttcaattgattttttcttttcttctactCCGTTCATTTTTTGCGCAATTTCACAACCCACGAGTTCTTGATTGAGTGACTAAATGTGATTCTTGATGGTTTCTTGAAAAATCTTGAAGATTATAATTATatctttcttgaattttttccaTAAGAACCCGAATTTCATCTATTCTCTTTCGAAAGTCCTCTTGatagatgtttttatttgaatatttctGTTTTCTTGAAAATGTTTCGACCTCCGAATTTGTGTTGGAATGATTCGTGGGTGTTCTTTGATGTTGGTGATAATAATTTCTTTCACACTCTGAATCATTTTCTGAATCATCTAATACCCAATTCTTACGTCAATTTCTTGAGAAACTGGTTTGATTGGATCGTCAGGCTCCTTTTTGATAATGTTGTCTTGTTATTCCATTCCAAACTACATTAGAATCTTTATCGGAATCGCTAGAATCACTATAATCACATTTCAAATGTGGATAATGATAGGTTCTTCTAAATCACTTGAATCAAAATTCCAACACTGCTTTTGGGAGGAAATTTGACTTTCTTGCCTATAAAAACAACTATATTTTTTCTTCGTCTTCCTTGATCAGTAATAGTCCATTCTTacaaaatcttgaaaaaaaaataaatctcagtatcttctttcttttctaaaatttaaagggTCCCCCTATATAGATGTGGATTGTTTAACAACGAGTACAGCTTATGAAGCTTCCTCTTGCGATCAGCATCGTCAAGAGTTTCCCGATCTTCCACCGACGGTAGTCAACGTTGGCCCAAATggctgctctgataccaaattgatGTAGTCTAGGATATAAAAGGAGAAAATctccaataataaaataaaggtatttattatgaatcaaaagttGCTAATACAAAAAGACTTCTATTTAGAGAGTTGGAAAGCAAACTAATTctaattctaattaatcaataaaactaatcctaatcctaatgaACCAAGAAAACTAATCTTAATTCTAGTCGATCATGGAAACTAATCTCAATCCTAATCAAGGATTTGACCATAATACCCTAACTTATCCTAATCCTACTACATCACAACACTTTCTCTTTCTACAAAAGTTGTGGACAAAACTTACTAAGCCAAACAAAATTTCCACATCAAATAGCTAGTTTttgtttctataaataaaggcAAATTGCAAACGTCACCCCTAGCGTATGGTGGTAATTAcaatcacaccctcaaattttcaATCGAAAAATTGGGCACCTAAACTTTAATCAGTGTTAAAATTAGACCCTCAAgcttacaataattgtaaaaattggacccacaaatgataaaatttgaaCTCTTAAATTTGTACaaatatacaatttataaattatgtaagtttgaagGTCCAATTTGactcaattttaatatttatataatttttagggttgaatttttaaatttgaaagtttaagggtacAATCGCAACTACCACCATACTTCAGGGGTGTTTTTGTAATTTGTCCGGTAAATATATAAAACAGCTTGCCGTGCCCTTTTAAAACTGTCTATGTCTATTGCCTATAATTTTGAAGACTATTTTGAAAGATATATTTGTTATCATGTTCTGATTTCTTCTCCGAATtcatttcaaaatataacaCAATAAACTGTTGGTCATACTTTTCTAAAAGTAATTAACGGTCGTACATGTGCTTAATTCTAACAAAACACAGGAAAATAGCAgaacatcaattttattttctgcTAGTGTTTGTCCTCAAAACGATATATAATAATTTACCAAACAAGAATTTTACTTCAAAAGTTTGTTTTTGatgttataaaaaatgaaaaatgttttaacaTATGACTTTCCAACCGACACTTAAGCTACCTTACGTAATATCCAGCGCAGGCATTTTAAAAAGTAAGCTTATTAGGAATACCTTGCGTAATAACCACCTTCTGGATCATTTCCAACATCATAGAATAGCCCACGAAAGTAAACAAAGATGGACCTAGGAGTTTTTTCAGGAATGAGGTGGGCGTGCATTTTCTGAGGAGGAGCATAAGGAGGAATTGTAATTGATCCCTCCTTCAAGCAAACATGATTTCGTTGTCCAAAAGTCTGAACCAAGGTAGCACGTTGTAGCAAAGGAAGTATTCCTCTTTCAATTGCCTTCTCTTCCTGCAAGAGTCTAATATGTCAAGAAAACAAACGCCAAAGATAATTTAACGGGAAACAGTTATATAGCAAAGGAGATGGAAAAGAAGATAAGGAAGAAATAAAATGTGAAAATTTTTGGCTTACTTGATAGTGGAAGCAAGCTCCAAAATCGTGGGGCACGACAAAAAAGTGATCAGCCCCTTCTGTCCGGTTCCAGTAAGGCCAATTTGAAGAAATAAGTTGTATTGCACTTCTCATCATTCGAGGGGACTTAAATGGCAAAGGGAGACCATTTGGAGTAAGGTCGCAAGTTGTATAAACTGGAGTATAAAACCAATCAGCTTCTTCAGGGTTAAGGGTTCGAACAGGACTAGTTAAAAGAAAGCGATGCATAAAGATCTCAGCTGCGAACATGTGATTAAGGCATCTAGGGTCTTTCTGGAGAATTTTCTTGTTGTATTTGCTAGGAAGCTCATAGACAAACACCTTCAACCTTCCCACAGGATTATCCTCCAAAACATCGCCAGCACTGCCTACATTGGCGTAACCAAGCATAGTAACTTAAGAACTTTCATGCCAAGTAAACACGTTAAAGACTGATTAAAAGTTCTTTAGAGATCAACTCCAACACAGAAAGTAGTTGTAAATTTTAAGAATACAAATGAATGATGTTGACATCTTAAGACCTAGGCAGCTAAGACCATCACATTAAGCGTAGACAGCTCATTAGCGAGGTAACATCATGCTGTTAGTTAGTATCCTTATCAGTTATATTTGGTTGTATCTTTGTCATAGTGTTGATTATTTTCTGTTATACACACTGTAAGTCTTTAACAATTATTAGAGCTATTAGCTCcgtttgttaaattcttttttctattttcatatgACACCTGAGAGTGTACTGCAAAGAGAAAAAGGCAACAACCCAAGGGCATGGGAAGAGATTGCCCCCTCCCAACAAACTATGTACATAAGGACTTCCAGTCAAGAAGAATCAAAGAAATGggaaattaggaaaaaaatttctGTTGCTATGGCACCGCCAAGAGGCTAAAAGCTACACATTGCCACAAAAAAATCTactttagaaaatatttttaaaaacaaccccAAAGAGTCTTCATCTTCTTATTTAACCTCTAGCCGTTGAGGACTTCCACCAACCAAACATCAATTAATTAATGGAGACAAATGGACAGCTCAAAGCATTACACAAAAAGTCCCACCCCTTCTTAGCCAAACAATAGtttctttttcacaaaaataaaactatttattgaataaatgaaaagagactaatgttCAAGGGACACAAGCTCTAAAAAGCATCGAGATGAAGAACACAACATAAGAAAATACATAGAAAGCATGCCTTATAAAGAGTAAACAAATAAAAGCTAAGATAAAGAACACCCATAGGAAATTTTGATAGTAACTTGGGCAATGCAAAGCAGGCAAGAGAGAACACAAGACTTCAAGAAGTATCTAAGAATCAAACATCGCTTCAAAACTCCAAGAGACAAAAAGATCACTCCAAAAGACAAACTACATACATATTGCAAAAGGACTGCTAAGAGGAGGATGTTAGACATCCAATAATCAAGACGTACAAGGGGCTGGAAGGGAATTTTGCAAAGCTGAGTTAGTTATTGGTCAGGTGGAGGCACGTGATGTATGTTTTGGTGAGTAGCATTTTTGGGGCTGTAGGGGTTATGTAGGGTTTatcattttccttattttttcaTGCTTTCATACTGGCTATGAATGGTTGATAACTTGGAAAGAACAGCTCTCTCAAATGACCGTGGAACTTATTGCTCTGTTGGTGTTTTGATAGTTGAATCTATATCGTCACATTGCGACTCTCTGGAATTATCTCGATTGTATTTGGATATTTGCTCTTGCATTTGAGAAtgttttgttttgcaggtggCTGGTATTGGATACTTTAAcatagtggtatcagagcacgtTCATCTTGGGGTGAACACAGAAAATGGCACAACAGCAAATGGAAGAATGATTGGATGCAAATGAGAAAGAGATGAGTGCACTCAAGGAAATAGTGTTGAACCTGAGTAAAAATGTGGAATTACTTACAGCGGAAGTCAGAGAGATCCATCGGGAAGCT comes from Benincasa hispida cultivar B227 chromosome 2, ASM972705v1, whole genome shotgun sequence and encodes:
- the LOC120071087 gene encoding probable beta-1,4-xylosyltransferase IRX10L; its protein translation is MNSLNWAIFVPLFAAFLTTPNAVARERSQHTERISGSAGDVLEDNPVGRLKVFVYELPSKYNKKILQKDPRCLNHMFAAEIFMHRFLLTSPVRTLNPEEADWFYTPVYTTCDLTPNGLPLPFKSPRMMRSAIQLISSNWPYWNRTEGADHFFVVPHDFGACFHYQEEKAIERGILPLLQRATLVQTFGQRNHVCLKEGSITIPPYAPPQKMHAHLIPEKTPRSIFVYFRGLFYDVGNDPEGGYYARGARAAVWENFKDNPLFDISTEHPTTYYEDMQRAVFCLCPLGWAPWSPRLVEAVIFGCIPVIIADDIVLPFADAIPWEEIGVFLDEKDVANLDTILTSIPLEMILRKQRLLANPSMKQAMLFPQPAQPGDAFHQVLNGLARKLPHDRSVYLTAGEKILNWTAGPVGDLKPW